In Brachybacterium fresconis, the genomic stretch ACACAGCGACCGGGTTACCGACCAGGGGTCTGGTGGCGAACGCGTCAACTAATTGGTACTGATGTTCCACGGTCCACCTTCTTGGTCGTCCTCGTTTCGGAACGGCTGAGTACGCCCTCGATGAGTTCAGCGAGCAGCCAATCATTGTTGTGAGTCAGAACTGACTCAATGTGGAACTGGGTCGAGGCAAACGCCGTACCGCTGAGTACTGCGACGTCCTCGGAGTCAGGGTGCAGGATCGCCCGGACATGCCTTGCGGGATTGGAATGGACGAAGGGGGTTAGGGAACGAGCGGTGTATGTGTTGTAGAACCCCAGTGTCGCTTGTCGATTCCAAAGCGGAAGTTCGATCTGCTCACCTTGGTGCGGTTGCGCTAGTCGAGCTATGGGCAAGCCAAGCTCTAGCGCGAGTATCTGATGGCTCAAACACTCGGCGAGGAACGGTCGCCGTTGCAACAGCGCGGACCGGATGAGCCGGTGAAGAGAAACGATGCGCTGATCGGTCTTGTTCTCGGGGTTGCCGGGACCAGGGCCGAACAGAATCAGATCACGGTCAGCCGGGAGTTCGTCCACGTCGAGGGCTGGTAGTTCGTCCACGTAGAATCCCAAGGATCTGAGTAGTACAGCCAGCATGTGTGTAAAGTCGTCTTCGGCGGTCACTATCAGGCATGTCCGCCCGCTGAATCGATGTCGGTTGAGTGCGCGCTCAGTTGTGCTCTTGAGCCAGAAGTCGGACACTACGGCGCGGCGAACTGTCATGGCCTGGCCAATGGAGGCGTCAAGGGAAGCCTCAGCCTCAAAGACCTGTCGCAATCCCGCAGTCTTGGCACGAGTCTCCTGCGCTTCGGAGTCGGGATCTGAATGGCGCACAATAGTTGAGCCAGCCGAAATACATACGTCGCCGTATCGCGATATCTCGGCGGTTCGGATGAGGATGGCTGAATCGAGAGATTGCCCTCCGCAGCCGTCGGGTTCGACCAGAGCCACCACGCCGCTGTAGTAGCCGCGCGGCGAGGGCTCCCGCTTGTGGATGACGCGAGTAGCGCTCTCCAGGGGGCTCCCCACGACTGTTGGAGCTAGGAGGGTCGATCTGAGCACTCGGCCGATGTTGGCGGAGGTCCGACCGGAGATTTCGAACTCCGTGTGGACGACGTTAGACATTCGACGAATGCGTGGACCGATTACGGCGGCCCCTTCCGGGCAGAGTGAGGCCATCATCTTCAGCTCCTCATCCAGCACCATGAGGAGTTCATCGGCTTCCTTCTGGTCTGCTAAGAACGCTTGGACCTCGCGTGTTGTCGGCCGACGCCCTTCCGCTCTTAGAGTTCCGCTGATGGGGGTCATCGCTACGATTGAGTCATGAAGCGACACGTGGCGCTCAGGAGAAGCCCCCTGGAAGACTCTGTCTTCCAACGAGACTAGAAAGGTCCAATAGGCGCCTGCTTCGCGTTGGACCAGCCGCTTGTAGAGTCCGAGTAGTGAGGCGTTACTGCTATCGCTCAGCGTTCCTTGAAGCGTTCGTTTTAGGACGAAGTTTGACCCGAGGCCGCTGCCGATGTCTTCGACAATGGAGGCGGAGGCAATGTCGGCGTATTCCGCATCGCTGATATCGAACTCGAAATTCTCCACGTGGCCTATTGGTCCCGCGACCAGGCTCTCGAATTCGTCGCGGTCTGTGACGTAGTGCTGAGACACCGTGCAGGTCAAGATTGGTTGCTTGTCGTCTTGAGCGGAGAATCCACGTTCTTCGATCGAACGGTAAGGAAGGAGTACGAGTTTGGTGGCTTCATCGTCGGTGGCGATCTGAGTCGTGTCCTCAACGGTGCTGGCGTCGAAGATGAGCAGGTCGATATAGTCCGGGGTCGCTTGTCGCAGTATCAGGGCGTAGCTGGTCTCGTGTTCGCTGATGATCTGCAACGCCTGGCTGGCGGAAACCTGGCAGTTCATATCAGGTCACTTCCAATGAACTTGATCTGTCCGCATCGATCGCCGATATATTCCAGCGTGTCGATGTGGAGAGTTCGATTGAAGTCTGCGGTTGCATCTCCGATCACGAAGCACTGGATGTCTTCGGCGACGCAGTCGATGGCAGTTGCCAGGATGCCCACATGTAGGTAAATCCCACAGACGATCAGCTGATCTTTGCCGAAACCTGAGAGGAGTTCTGCCAAGCCGGTGTGGGTGAAGGCGCTATAGCGCCATTTCGTAATTCGGGAGTCCTGCTCCGTAGGCTCAACAGAGTCGACCAAGCGGCGGTCCTCCTCGTCTGCGTCCATCCCAGGCCCCCAGAAGTCCGTCATGAGTCCTCGTTCTTCCAAGGTCATCCCGCCACGCTGACCGCTGTAGATCAGCGGCGCTCCTCGGTCTCTGGCGAGACGTACGAGCCGGCTGACGTTGCTTTGCAACTGATGAGATGGCTCAACTGGCAGTGCCCGGACGAAGTACTCCTGCATGTCATGGACGAGCAGTGCCGCGCGGGTCCAATCGAGTGCCCATCCGGGTCCGCGCGTCTTCACATCAGCGATAGTGACTTGCGCGTATGACGTAGTTGTGAATGTATGTTTCATGTCAGCGGCCCTCCGTCCAAGCGGTTAGGACTTCGGCAGTTTGGATTCGATTGAGACGCGGGTCGCAGAGGCTCCGGTAGCTGTTAGGCCCACGTCGGCTATCGACGCTCGTGGTGCACTCTTCGATCCCATAGTCTCCGGTGGCTTCCAGATGGATACCCGCGGAGTGGAGGTCAAAGGTCTTGAGAATTTCGTTGAAGGCGGTGACCTCGTCCAGGACATCAGGTATCAGTCGTGTCTTGGCTCCATCATCAGCACTTCTCGTGTTGCCGTGAAGAGGATCCACCATCCAATTAAATTCAAGGCCGGCGGTGCATAGTGCCGAGACGATGGCAGGAAAGTCATCTCTGATCCGTGAACGACCGAATCGCGCAATGAGCGAGAGGCGCCCCTTTTCGTTATGCGGATTAAGGGTCCTGACAAGCCGCTCAGCTTCGCTCGTTGATACACCTGGTCCAATCTTGCAAGACACCGGATTGCGAATGACCTCCATGAGCGATAAGTGGGCACCGTCGAGCTGCCGGGTACGGTTACCTATCCAGGGCCAGTGCGTCGATGTCAGGTAACGATCATGGCCCTGGAATCGAACCTGCGGGTGTTCGTAGTCCATCAGCAGCGCCTCATGGCTCGTCCAGATTTTTCGTCCGGTCGTGCTGTTGTGGTGACGTATGGCCTCCGTCGCCCGCTGGGCCAAACGATGACCTCTCAAGAGCCGGAACGGGTCCGGCTCGCGTTCTTCAGGAGTTGGTCCAGGCCCGTTGACTGCGTCGCCCATGTACGTTGGAATGTCTTGTCCGGCGACGGTCTCGGTCGGATTGCTGCGGGGCTTCGCGAACTGACCCGCGACCCGACCGATAGCGATCACCCCCTGGCCGGTGGCTCCAGCGACCAGGTCAGCGGCTTCATCTATGAAGTCCAGCTTCCGGTCGACGGCCTGCGGTGATAGCTCGACGAACGGCTCAGCGCAGTCGCCAAGCTGAACGACGGTTGCGTGGCCGCTGGCGACAACTGCCAGACAGACTCGCAGCTCCTCGATTTCCTCTGCGGTCACGAGGGACTGGGCCGCCTCCAGCCGGTGCCGCACCTGCTCGACTAGGGCGTGTCTCCCATAGGTGAGCGGCAGGCTGCGAGATCGTGACCGTATGGCACGAACGACGTCGAGGTTCCGCCAGTTCACCGACGAGCAGTGGGAACGGATCGAGCCGCTGCTGCCGTCCAACGCCGGTCGGCAGGGGCATCCGTTTCGCGACAATCGCAGAATCGTCGAAGCGATCGTCTACCGCTACCGGACGGGCATCCCGTGGCGGGACCTGCCGCGGGACGAGTTCGGTCCGTGGCAGACGGTCTGGAAGCGCCATGCTCGCTATGCCGCGGACGGCACCTGGGACCGGATCCTGCAGCGCATCCTCGCCGACGCAGACGCTGCCGGGATGATCGACTGGGATGTGTCGGTCGACGCGACCATCTGCCGTGCCCACCAGCACGCGACGAACACCAGCCGTCTCGACCAGGACACAGGGGGCACGGTCGAATCACAGGAACCTGCCGGCCAGCGAGTGTGAACCCGCAGGCCACGGCATCGGGCGGTCGCGCGGCGGGTTGACCACGAAGATCCACAGTGCCGTCGACGGGCATGGCCGGCCGCTGGCGTCGGTGGTCACCGGCGGTCAGCGCAACGACGGCGCGATGCTCCACGAGGTCTTGGCCGAAATACACGTGCCTCGCCGGGGGCGGGGTCGGCCGCGCTCTCGGCCGGATGCGGTGCTCGCCGATCGGGCCTATTCGAATGGCGCGCTGCGCCGCGAACTACGGCGTCGCAGGATCACCGCCGTGATCCCGGAAAAGCGGGACACGATCGCCGCCCGCGCCCGCCGCGGCAGCGCCGGTGGCCGGCCTCCGGCGTTCGACGCCGGCTTGTACAAGGGCCGCAACGTCATCGAACGATCCTTCGCCCTGGCCAAGCAATGGCGAGGCCTTGCCACCCGCTACGACAAACTCGCGATAACCTACCGCGCCGCCGTCACCCTCTGCGCCATCATGACCTGGCTACGCGCCACGGGGTAGAGTAGAGCCCTATATGTGCTTGCGTCGTTCGTTGAACTGCACCCTATGGTCGTCCGGACCGACGACGGTCGCATAAGTACCCCACGGCTCTTCGACCGGTTCTGAAACCTCTGCTCCGCGAGAGTGCAGAACTTCGATGGTCGTGGCGATGTCGCTGCTGGCGAAAGTCAGATTCGCACCTTCCCCTGGAGACCGGCCAAAAGCTGCAGCAGCCAATAGGACGATGGCGGTCTGTGCACCGGCCGGGCGCACTTCCAGCCAGCGAGCTCCGCCGCCCATGTCGGCATCGGTGATGACTTCAAATCCCAGAACGTCTCGGTAGAAGGCGAGACTCTCATCCTGGTCGGTCACATACAGGATCGCAGACGCTATGTGAGTGATCATGGCATGACAGTACGGCTCCTGCCCGCCGCTTAGCAAGGCATCAACCGTACCGACGTCACGAAACTATTCGCGATGCGTCCCAGAACTCGTTCACGATCGCGACGACAGCGTTGTGCACGTCTGACGCCAACAACGTGGCGCAGCACCGATCTGATTACGCCCTATGGGAGACACGCCCTAGGTGCGGTTGGGGCCATGTGGGCTGATGCGCTGCGGAGGAGTATTGAGTGAGAGTGGACTGATGCGTGTGGTTTCTGGTCGGCGTAGTCATTACTGGGGGATGCCTTTGCGTTCAATTCGCGGCACCGGGAGGCCGAGGGCCTTGAGCTGCAAGATCGGGTTCATGAATTCGCGGCACCGGACGATCAGGCCGCCGTCCATCTCGAACGAAAACAGGAAGTGGTTTTCGTAGTATCCCTCGTCATACCCCTCGAACCGGATGGCACCGTGACCATCGCATTCGACCCAGAAATGGTTGGGATCGGTCTCAGGGTGGACTGTGATGTTGTACCACTCCCAGTCAGGGAAGCACTGGAGCGACCAGTGCGCATGCCGCTCAAGCGCCGACTTGCCTCGGATCTCGATTGCTTGTCCCGATTCGGTGGTCCAGAGGCCCCCGATCCCTTCCTCGACAAACAGGTTGTGTCGGTCATATCGGTCCTCGCCTTTGGTATGCATGTACCGTTCGACGGTTTGGAGGTTCTTATTGCGGAGGTCATCGTTCTCACTGATGGACATGGTGTGCTCCTTCTCTCTGTTGAGTCAGCCGAGACCGGGTGGACAGCTGGAAACTTGGAAGTCGATTGTCGATCTCGTTGCGAAGACGTTGGCGGTATGAGCCGAGGCCGCCGAAGTAGAAGAGTGCTCGGGGGCTGTCGGTGTGAACATTTGACCCAAAGATCCACGATTTAACTTCGGCGAAAACGGAGCCCTGGGCCATCTCCGTGGACTCAACCGCCCAACGATTCACAGCGTCTGGATGTACTTCGACGGTGGCGGCCTCGGTAGAGTCGGCTACCGCG encodes the following:
- a CDS encoding anthranilate synthase family protein, encoding MNCQVSASQALQIISEHETSYALILRQATPDYIDLLIFDASTVEDTTQIATDDEATKLVLLPYRSIEERGFSAQDDKQPILTCTVSQHYVTDRDEFESLVAGPIGHVENFEFDISDAEYADIASASIVEDIGSGLGSNFVLKRTLQGTLSDSSNASLLGLYKRLVQREAGAYWTFLVSLEDRVFQGASPERHVSLHDSIVAMTPISGTLRAEGRRPTTREVQAFLADQKEADELLMVLDEELKMMASLCPEGAAVIGPRIRRMSNVVHTEFEISGRTSANIGRVLRSTLLAPTVVGSPLESATRVIHKREPSPRGYYSGVVALVEPDGCGGQSLDSAILIRTAEISRYGDVCISAGSTIVRHSDPDSEAQETRAKTAGLRQVFEAEASLDASIGQAMTVRRAVVSDFWLKSTTERALNRHRFSGRTCLIVTAEDDFTHMLAVLLRSLGFYVDELPALDVDELPADRDLILFGPGPGNPENKTDQRIVSLHRLIRSALLQRRPFLAECLSHQILALELGLPIARLAQPHQGEQIELPLWNRQATLGFYNTYTARSLTPFVHSNPARHVRAILHPDSEDVAVLSGTAFASTQFHIESVLTHNNDWLLAELIEGVLSRSETRTTKKVDRGTSVPIS
- a CDS encoding isochorismatase family protein, whose amino-acid sequence is MKHTFTTTSYAQVTIADVKTRGPGWALDWTRAALLVHDMQEYFVRALPVEPSHQLQSNVSRLVRLARDRGAPLIYSGQRGGMTLEERGLMTDFWGPGMDADEEDRRLVDSVEPTEQDSRITKWRYSAFTHTGLAELLSGFGKDQLIVCGIYLHVGILATAIDCVAEDIQCFVIGDATADFNRTLHIDTLEYIGDRCGQIKFIGSDLI
- a CDS encoding 3-deoxy-7-phosphoheptulonate synthase, encoding MNWRNLDVVRAIRSRSRSLPLTYGRHALVEQVRHRLEAAQSLVTAEEIEELRVCLAVVASGHATVVQLGDCAEPFVELSPQAVDRKLDFIDEAADLVAGATGQGVIAIGRVAGQFAKPRSNPTETVAGQDIPTYMGDAVNGPGPTPEEREPDPFRLLRGHRLAQRATEAIRHHNSTTGRKIWTSHEALLMDYEHPQVRFQGHDRYLTSTHWPWIGNRTRQLDGAHLSLMEVIRNPVSCKIGPGVSTSEAERLVRTLNPHNEKGRLSLIARFGRSRIRDDFPAIVSALCTAGLEFNWMVDPLHGNTRSADDGAKTRLIPDVLDEVTAFNEILKTFDLHSAGIHLEATGDYGIEECTTSVDSRRGPNSYRSLCDPRLNRIQTAEVLTAWTEGR
- a CDS encoding IS5 family transposase (programmed frameshift), whose translation is MARTTSRFRQFTDEQWERIEPLLPSNAGRQGHPFRDNRRIVEAIVYRYRTGIPWRDLPRDEFGPWQTVWKRHARYAADGTWDRILQRILADADAAGMIDWDVSVDATICRAHQHATNTSRLDQDTGGTSNHRNLPASECEPAGHGIGRSRGGLTTKIHSAVDGHGRPLASVVTGGQRNDGAMLHEVLAEIHVPRRGRGRPRSRPDAVLADRAYSNGALRRELRRRRITAVIPEKRDTIAARARRGSAGGRPPAFDAGLYKGRNVIERSFALAKQWRGLATRYDKLAITYRAAVTLCAIMTWLRATG
- a CDS encoding VOC family protein; translated protein: MITHIASAILYVTDQDESLAFYRDVLGFEVITDADMGGGARWLEVRPAGAQTAIVLLAAAAFGRSPGEGANLTFASSDIATTIEVLHSRGAEVSEPVEEPWGTYATVVGPDDHRVQFNERRKHI
- a CDS encoding PhzA/PhzB family protein; this encodes MSISENDDLRNKNLQTVERYMHTKGEDRYDRHNLFVEEGIGGLWTTESGQAIEIRGKSALERHAHWSLQCFPDWEWYNITVHPETDPNHFWVECDGHGAIRFEGYDEGYYENHFLFSFEMDGGLIVRCREFMNPILQLKALGLPVPRIERKGIPQ